The DNA region AGTCATGAAACGGTTTTTTGCCAAGAACTCCATCATTTCTGTTTGGGAATTAATTTGGCCGCCTTCCATATAATTGACATTATAAAAATATATATCAAGATTGCGTTTTGCCGTAACTTTGGGATCTAGATTTCTAATCGCCCCAGCTGCGGCGTTTCTTGGATTTTTTAATACTTCTGTCGCTGTTTTGTTATATTCATTAAATACAGAAGTTCTCATTATACCTTCGCCTTGAACTTCTATAAGACCTTCATAATTAATTCTCAAAGGAAAACTCTTAATGGTCCTTACCTGTTGGGTAACATCTTCGCCCACCTCTCCGTTGCCTCTTGTGGTGGCTCTAACAAACAGTCCATTATTATATGTCAAACATAATGTTAGTCCGTCGAGCTTATGCTCAACGGTAAGAACAGGTTCTTTACCTTTCAAAGATTTTACAAGTCTAGAATACCAGCTTTTTAATTCGTCTTTTGATTGTACTTTATCTAGAGAGTAAAGTTTGGCTATATGTTTGTGTGTTCCAAATTTTGAAATAGGTTCTCCGCCTATTCTTCTAGTAGGCGAATCTTCCAAAACAGTGCCTGTTTCTCGCTCCAGTTTTACCAACTGGTCGTATAAAGCATCGTATTCCTTATCACTGATTATAGGATCATCAAGAACATAATAATGATAAGCATATAGATTGAGCTTATCAACAAGCTCTTTCATTTCATTATTCATTGATAATCTCCAATGGCGCAATAGCCAAAATAAGATTTTTTATTCCAACCTGCTCAAAATCAATCTTCGCCATAGCGTTATTACCTTCGCCATTAATACTCAAAATAGTACCTATACCATAAGCTCTGTGCTTTACCTTAACACCCTGTGCATAATTTTTGTCAACAGCCACAGTATTTATCTTTGAAGGCTGTTTATGCACAGTAGGCACATAATCTGTTTGAGTATTTATTGTAGCATTAATCTTATATTGATTATTATCAGTTTTTGAATAATTTTGTCTGTACGCGGTAAAATTATCTTTTCTTGTTTTTTGCTCTTCTTCATCAATAATTTCATCTAAAAAGCGTGATTGAAAGTGATCTTCTCTATTTCCATATAGATATCTTACCCTGCAATGAGTCATAAAAAGTCTTTTTTGAGCACGAGTCATTGCAACATACATTAGTCGTCTTTCTTCTTCTACATCGTTATATCCACTTGCTCTCATAACCGGGAATATTCCTTCTTCTAGTCCAGTGATAAAGACGACTGGAAATTCAAGACCTTTTACAGAGTGTATTGTTGCCAAAGTTACTTTATTATTTACTTCGTCATAAGTATCAATATCAGACTGCAAGCTTATAGAAGTCAAATAATCATTCAAGTCATCAGTTTCATTTTCTTCTACAAACTTAGCAATAGAATTGAGCAATTCATTAATATTAAGTTTACGGTTATAATTTTCTTCGTTATCTTCACTATATACTTGCCAAATTCCTGTTTCTTCAACCACAAATTCAGCAGTCTTTTGCAAACCGTTTTCATTATAATAGCTAATAATCTTTTTTAACAGCTCGCCAAAAGGTCTAAGTTTCTTAATAAGCTGGTTAGGCAAATCCTGATTTTCCAAATCTATCAAAGCATTGCGCATACTGATGTTTTGAATATCACAATAATTTTGAAGCTGCTTTACTGTGCTGTCACCCAATCCGCGTTTAGGGAAATTAATAATTCGCAAAATTGCGCCATTATCATTAGGATTGGCAATAACAGTCAAATACGCCAAAATATCCTTAATTTCTTTTCTGTCATAGAATTTTATAGTTCCATAGACATCATAAGGAATATTATAGTTCATCAACTTTTCTTCGAAGTTTCTTGTCAATGCGTTAAGTCGTACCAATATAGCAATATCATTGTATTTATATCCAGCATAATCTACCAAACTCTTAATTGTGCTAGCGATATACTCGCCTTCTTCACTTTCATTAAAGGCCGTATATTTTTCTATCCTTACGCCTTCTTCATTTTCTGTCCATAGATTTTTAGTGATTCTGTTGGTATTATACGATATAAGATTATTGGCAGCTTTTAGTATCTTTTTGGTTGAGCGATAGTTCTGCTCTAGTTTGAATATTTTGGCATCATAATCTTTTATAAAATCTCTGATATTACTTATATTAGCACCGCGCCAACCATAAATGCTCTGGTCCTCATCTCCAACTATGAATATGTTTTTATGATAACTGCCTAAAAGTTTCA from Clostridia bacterium includes:
- a CDS encoding NAD-dependent DNA ligase LigA translates to MNNEMKELVDKLNLYAYHYYVLDDPIISDKEYDALYDQLVKLERETGTVLEDSPTRRIGGEPISKFGTHKHIAKLYSLDKVQSKDELKSWYSRLVKSLKGKEPVLTVEHKLDGLTLCLTYNNGLFVRATTRGNGEVGEDVTQQVRTIKSFPLRINYEGLIEVQGEGIMRTSVFNEYNKTATEVLKNPRNAAAGAIRNLDPKVTAKRNLDIYFYNVNYMEGGQINSQTEMMEFLAKNRFMT
- a CDS encoding UvrD-helicase domain-containing protein produces the protein MDWSVLNNEQRQAAQCTKGAVLVTAGAGSGKTRLLTYRIAYIIEQGVSPYNILAITFTNKAANEMKTRLSGLIHDIKYMWVMTFHALCTRILRENIDKLEGYNKNFSIYDEAEQSRVIKSILKDKEIDPDKYLKTIRYLISESKNDGLSLEDFALEYRDISNFDLIYEVYEAYENHLKKNNALDFDDLLIKTRLLLSTNQDVLEHYSKRFEYISVDEFQDTNKIQYELVKLLGSYHKNIFIVGDEDQSIYGWRGANISNIRDFIKDYDAKIFKLEQNYRSTKKILKAANNLISYNTNRITKNLWTENEEGVRIEKYTAFNESEEGEYIASTIKSLVDYAGYKYNDIAILVRLNALTRNFEEKLMNYNIPYDVYGTIKFYDRKEIKDILAYLTVIANPNDNGAILRIINFPKRGLGDSTVKQLQNYCDIQNISMRNALIDLENQDLPNQLIKKLRPFGELLKKIISYYNENGLQKTAEFVVEETGIWQVYSEDNEENYNRKLNINELLNSIAKFVEENETDDLNDYLTSISLQSDIDTYDEVNNKVTLATIHSVKGLEFPVVFITGLEEGIFPVMRASGYNDVEEERRLMYVAMTRAQKRLFMTHCRVRYLYGNREDHFQSRFLDEIIDEEEQKTRKDNFTAYRQNYSKTDNNQYKINATINTQTDYVPTVHKQPSKINTVAVDKNYAQGVKVKHRAYGIGTILSINGEGNNAMAKIDFEQVGIKNLILAIAPLEIINE